One Hordeum vulgare subsp. vulgare chromosome 4H, MorexV3_pseudomolecules_assembly, whole genome shotgun sequence DNA window includes the following coding sequences:
- the LOC123450137 gene encoding germin-like protein 8-5, producing MTTSSSILLLAALLALVSWQAIASDPDPLQDFCVADMHSPVRVNGFVCKNPMEVNADDFFKAANLDKPRVTNKVGSNVTLINVMQIAGLNTLGISIARIDYAPLGQNPPHTHPRATEILTVLEGTLYVGFVTSNQPAPNRNKFLSKVLNKGDVFVFPVGLIHFQFNPNPHQPAVAIAALSSQNPGAITIANAVFGSDPPISDDVLSKAFQVEKNTIDYLQAQFWENNHN from the exons ATGACAACCTCCTCTTCCATCCTTCTCCTTGCTGCCCTTCTTGCCTTGGTCTCATGGCAGGCCATTGCGTCCGATCCTGACCCACTCCAGGACTTTTGTGTCGCCGACATGCATTCACCAG TGCGTGTCAATGGGTTCGTTTGCAAGAACCCGATGGAAGTTAATGCAGATGACTTCTTCAAGGCAGCCAACCTCGACAAGCCTAGGGTGACCAACAAGGTTGGATCCAACGTCACTTTGATCAACGTCATGCAGATTGCTGGACTCAACACCCTCGGAATCTCAATTGCGCGCATCGACTATGCTCCCTTGGGCCAAAACCCACCACATACGCACCCTCGCGCCACTGAGATCCTCACGGTGCTCGAGGGGACACTGTACGTTGGCTTTGTCACATCCAACCAGCCCGCCCCCAACAGAAACAAGTTCCTTTCCAAGGTGCTCAACAAAGGTGATGTGTTTGTCTTTCCCGTGGGGCTCATCCACTTCCAATTCAACCCGAACCCCCACCAGCCTGCCGTTGCAATTGCCGCGCTCAGTAGCCAGAACCCAGGGGCTATCACAATTGCCAATGCAGTGTTTGGGTCAGACCCACCAATATCGGATGATGTTCTTTCCAAGGCATTTCAGGTTGAAAAGAATACAATAGACTATCTCCAGGCTCAGTTCTGGGAGAACAACCACAATTGA
- the LOC123447625 gene encoding germin-like protein 8-5 produces MATSSSILLLAALLALVSWQAIASDPDPLQDFCVADMHSPVRVNGFVCKNPMEVNADDFFKAANLDKPRVTNKVGSNVTLINVMQIAGLNTLGISIARIDYAPLGQNPPHTHPRATEILTVLEGTLYVGFVTSNQPAPNRNKFLSKVLNKGDVFVFPVGLIHFQFNPNPHQPAVAIAALSSQNPGAITIANAVFGSDPPISDDVLSKAFQVEKNTIDYLQAQFWESNHN; encoded by the exons ATGGCAACCTCCTCTTCCATCCTTCTCCTTGCTGCCCTTCTTGCCTTGGTCTCATGGCAGGCCATTGCGTCCGATCCTGACCCACTCCAGGACTTTTGTGTCGCCGACATGCATTCACCAG TGCGTGTCAATGGGTTCGTTTGCAAGAACCCGATGGAAGTTAATGCAGATGACTTCTTCAAGGCAGCCAACCTCGACAAGCCTAGGGTGACCAACAAGGTTGGATCCAACGTCACTTTGATCAACGTCATGCAGATTGCTGGACTCAACACCCTCGGAATCTCAATTGCACGCATCGACTATGCTCCCTTGGGCCAGAACCCACCACATACGCACCCTCGCGCCACTGAGATCCTCACGGTGCTCGAGGGGACACTGTACGTTGGCTTTGTCACATCCAACCAGCCCGCCCCCAACAGAAACAAGTTCCTTTCCAAGGTGCTCAACAAAGGTGATGTGTTTGTCTTTCCCGTGGGGCTCATCCACTTCCAATTCAACCCGAACCCCCACCAGCCTGCCGTTGCAATTGCCGCGCTCAGTAGCCAGAACCCAGGGGCTATCACAATTGCCAATGCAGTGTTTGGGTCAGACCCACCAATATCGGATGATGTTCTTTCCAAGGCATTTCAGGTTGAAAAGAATACAATAGACTATCTCCAGGCTCAGTTCTGGGAGAGCAACCACAATTGA